A region from the Pogoniulus pusillus isolate bPogPus1 chromosome 13, bPogPus1.pri, whole genome shotgun sequence genome encodes:
- the CCL20 gene encoding C-C motif chemokine 20 — protein MAASISKTLVLVSLLGLLVVLLCGTSKAQSNQDCCLSYSKAHLPRWALKGYTEQRSGEVCDIDAIIFHTYRGRRACVNPKESWVKKHLLFLSHKLKKMAT, from the exons ATGGCTGCATCTATCAGCAAGACCTTGGTCCTAGTCTCCTTGCTGGGGCTCCTGGTTGTGCTCCTGTGTGGCACTTCCAAAG CACAAAGCAACCAGGACTGCTGCCTATCTTACAGCAAAGCGCATTTGCCTCGATGGGCCCTGAAGGGTTACACTGAGCAGCGTTCCGGTGAAGTCTGTGACATCGATGCCATCAT CTTCCATACCTATCGTGGGCGGAGAGCCTGTGTCAATCCTAAGGAATCCTGGGTGAAGAAGCACCTTCTTTTTCTGag CCATAAGCTCAAGAAGATGGCCACGTGA